In one Armatimonadota bacterium genomic region, the following are encoded:
- the ispG gene encoding flavodoxin-dependent (E)-4-hydroxy-3-methylbut-2-enyl-diphosphate synthase, translated as MRERRLTRQVRVGNLLIGGGAPISVQSMTNTPTADVAATVSQIHELERAGCDLVRVAVPDEQAAKALRKIKQRINIPLVADIHFDYRLALEAIEQGVDKLRLNPGNITDPEKIKIIVDRAQERKIPIRVGVNAGSLDRKRYGPPTPEALVRSALDEIELLESRGFSDIVVSLKSFDVPTTIKAYEIISEKVDYPLHLGVTEAGLFSQGVVRSAVAIGALLVEGIGDTLRVSLTAEPVEEVKVGIEILKALNLREHGFTLISCPTCARCGIDLIDMVMEVERRLSEMKDLPPLKVAVMGCVVNGPGEARDADVGLACARDGGVIFAEGRAIRKVSSEHMVDELIKEVQNLAERRKNSQ; from the coding sequence ATGCGCGAGCGGCGTTTGACAAGACAAGTTCGCGTTGGAAATCTGCTAATCGGCGGAGGCGCTCCAATTTCTGTCCAGTCGATGACTAACACCCCCACTGCTGATGTCGCTGCGACAGTTTCTCAGATTCATGAACTTGAAAGGGCAGGTTGCGATTTGGTTCGCGTTGCTGTCCCTGATGAGCAAGCCGCGAAAGCCTTGCGGAAAATCAAACAGCGTATTAATATTCCTCTAGTCGCCGACATTCACTTTGACTACCGATTGGCTCTTGAAGCTATCGAACAAGGAGTGGATAAACTACGCCTGAATCCTGGAAACATCACCGACCCCGAAAAGATAAAAATCATAGTTGACCGTGCTCAAGAACGCAAAATACCAATTCGTGTTGGAGTAAACGCTGGTTCGCTTGATCGCAAACGTTATGGGCCCCCGACGCCAGAGGCGCTAGTGCGGAGTGCGTTGGATGAAATTGAGCTTTTAGAATCACGAGGTTTTTCAGATATTGTTGTCTCGCTAAAATCGTTCGATGTGCCGACTACAATAAAAGCCTATGAGATAATTTCGGAAAAAGTAGACTATCCACTTCATCTTGGTGTTACTGAGGCAGGACTTTTTAGCCAAGGAGTAGTTCGTTCAGCAGTGGCTATTGGTGCGCTTCTTGTAGAGGGAATTGGGGATACTCTCAGAGTCTCACTTACTGCTGAGCCGGTCGAAGAGGTGAAGGTGGGAATAGAAATCCTCAAGGCGCTAAATCTGCGCGAGCATGGATTTACGTTAATTTCATGCCCAACATGCGCTAGATGTGGAATTGACCTTATAGACATGGTAATGGAAGTAGAGCGGCGGCTTAGCGAGATGAAGGACCTGCCTCCGCTGAAGGTGGCAGTTATGGGGTGCGTGGTAAATGGCCCTGGCGAAGCGCGGGATGCAGATGTTGGACTTGCATGTGCGCGTGATGGAGGCGTTATTTTCGCCGAGGGCCGTGCGATAAGAAAAGTGTCCAGCGAGCATATGGTAGATGAACTAATAAAGGAAGTTCAAAATCTCGCAGAGCGTCGAAAAAATAGCCAATAA
- the pyrH gene encoding UMP kinase, giving the protein MGSNKLRWKRVLLKLSGEAFAGDKGQRGINPLVVKNLAEEIKAAHELGIEIAVVVGGGNIIRGGKASENGVDRATADYMGMLATVINAMALQEALEKIGIMTRVQTAIEMRSVAEPFIRRRAVRHLEKGRVVIFAAGTGNPFFTTDTAAALRALEIHADVVLKATDVDGVYDRDPNVCPDAKKYESIDFMEAINRGLGIMDLTAFTLCKENNLPIVVFDITKPGSIKKAAMGEPIGTYVGRVKS; this is encoded by the coding sequence ATGGGTTCAAATAAACTCAGGTGGAAAAGAGTCCTGCTTAAGCTCAGCGGCGAGGCATTTGCTGGCGATAAGGGCCAAAGGGGCATAAACCCGCTAGTAGTAAAAAACCTGGCTGAGGAAATAAAGGCAGCTCACGAATTGGGGATTGAGATTGCTGTCGTTGTAGGTGGCGGCAATATTATTCGCGGCGGCAAAGCTTCAGAAAACGGAGTTGACCGCGCAACAGCCGACTATATGGGTATGCTTGCCACCGTGATAAACGCTATGGCTTTGCAAGAGGCTTTAGAAAAGATTGGCATCATGACGCGCGTTCAGACAGCAATCGAAATGCGCTCTGTGGCCGAGCCGTTTATTCGCCGAAGGGCAGTGCGTCATTTGGAGAAAGGTCGTGTCGTCATCTTTGCGGCAGGCACGGGCAATCCATTTTTTACAACAGATACCGCAGCTGCCTTGAGGGCTCTCGAAATACATGCTGACGTAGTTTTGAAAGCAACCGACGTTGATGGTGTTTATGACCGAGATCCTAATGTCTGTCCAGACGCGAAAAAGTATGAATCAATAGATTTTATGGAAGCCATCAATCGGGGGCTTGGCATCATGGACCTTACAGCTTTCACGTTGTGTAAGGAGAATAATCTTCCAATAGTTGTATTTGACATTACAAAACCGGGAAGCATTAAAAAGGCAGCTATGGGTGAACCGATTGGAACGTATGTCGGGAGGGTAAAGTCATGA
- a CDS encoding ZIP family metal transporter, producing MLIQLIAYSTTAGLATLAGAIAVLARGPLRRKTVARMMGFGSGVLTGAAFLHLIPSSVERSPIIAGAGMVISFLIFIAIEHVVVIRAHPHPAHHPIGRVEAIGIVGFIALTVHSLVDGLAIAAGFRVSHELGLTAAIAVIAHEVPEGVTSVSVFTAANYARKLTLMLSSIVALATPGAALISWFWTRGITQEALAFLLAFAAGSFIYVPAADILPRLHEERDIPSFIYLLLGVAIPVVLLFLE from the coding sequence ATGTTAATCCAGCTTATTGCATACAGCACAACAGCAGGTCTCGCTACTCTTGCAGGGGCGATTGCGGTATTAGCAAGAGGTCCTCTGAGGCGCAAAACCGTGGCTAGAATGATGGGTTTTGGATCAGGGGTTCTTACTGGCGCCGCTTTTCTTCATCTCATCCCGAGTTCGGTGGAGCGGTCGCCAATTATCGCTGGGGCAGGAATGGTGATTAGCTTTTTGATTTTTATAGCAATCGAGCATGTGGTAGTCATCCGAGCGCACCCGCATCCAGCACATCATCCGATTGGTCGAGTGGAAGCTATTGGCATTGTAGGTTTTATAGCGCTAACTGTGCACAGCCTTGTGGATGGTTTGGCTATTGCCGCGGGTTTCAGGGTTTCCCATGAATTGGGATTGACAGCGGCAATTGCGGTAATTGCTCATGAAGTTCCCGAGGGCGTGACTTCAGTATCAGTCTTCACTGCCGCAAATTACGCACGCAAGTTGACTCTTATGTTGTCTTCAATTGTTGCCTTGGCAACGCCAGGCGCTGCACTTATCTCGTGGTTTTGGACGAGGGGAATTACCCAAGAAGCCCTAGCATTTCTATTAGCATTTGCCGCAGGTTCGTTTATTTACGTCCCAGCCGCAGATATCCTGCCTCGACTGCATGAAGAGCGAGATATTCCTTCGTTTATTTACCTCCTACTAGGTGTTGCAATCCCTGTGGTGCTTCTATTCTTAGAATAA
- a CDS encoding 1-deoxy-D-xylulose-5-phosphate reductoisomerase — protein sequence MKNLALLGSTGSIGRQVLDVVSRLPDRLKVVSIAANRNVELLADQVRKFEPYVVSVGTEEHARQLSDLLGNTKPPAIYSGAKGLETVATHPEADIAVIAVAGAVGLAPTIAAILAGKHIALASKEVLVAAGSLVTKLAEEKGIQILPIDSEHSAIFQCLQGQDRSRLRKLILTASGGAFAKYPIEQLQTVSIQEALAHPTWSMGRKITIDSATLMNKGLEIIEARWLFGMDPSRIEVVIHPQSIVHSMVEFEDGSVLAQMGIPDMRLPIQYALLYPERIDTGLPRLDIAAQGLLTFERPDPARYPALELAYRAAEQGGTMPAVMNAANEVAVGLFLEGKIGFLEIERKVRRVMEKHKPIYDPDLAQILEADSWARITAAE from the coding sequence GTGAAAAACCTTGCTCTCCTTGGTTCAACAGGCTCAATTGGAAGGCAGGTGCTGGACGTAGTTTCGCGGCTTCCTGACCGACTTAAGGTTGTTTCTATAGCTGCGAACAGAAATGTTGAGCTTCTTGCCGACCAAGTGCGAAAGTTCGAACCCTATGTTGTCTCGGTTGGCACCGAGGAACATGCTCGCCAATTGAGCGATTTGTTAGGAAATACCAAGCCTCCAGCGATTTACAGCGGCGCGAAAGGTCTTGAGACTGTAGCAACCCACCCAGAGGCTGATATTGCTGTCATAGCGGTTGCCGGGGCGGTGGGACTTGCGCCCACGATTGCCGCTATTCTAGCAGGAAAGCACATTGCACTTGCAAGCAAGGAGGTACTTGTTGCAGCAGGGAGCTTAGTCACAAAACTTGCTGAAGAGAAAGGTATCCAAATCCTGCCCATTGATAGCGAGCATTCAGCGATATTTCAATGTCTCCAAGGCCAGGATAGAAGCAGACTCAGAAAGCTAATTCTAACAGCTTCGGGCGGTGCTTTTGCTAAGTATCCCATCGAGCAATTGCAAACGGTCAGTATTCAGGAAGCATTGGCGCATCCTACATGGAGCATGGGACGCAAAATTACTATAGATTCTGCAACGCTTATGAACAAAGGGCTGGAAATAATCGAAGCCCGATGGCTTTTTGGCATGGACCCCTCCCGAATTGAGGTTGTTATTCATCCGCAAAGTATAGTACACTCAATGGTGGAGTTCGAGGACGGTTCGGTGCTTGCACAAATGGGTATTCCAGATATGCGGCTTCCAATTCAGTATGCTCTCCTATACCCAGAACGCATTGACACCGGTCTTCCCAGACTCGACATTGCAGCTCAGGGTTTACTCACATTCGAGAGACCCGACCCAGCGCGCTATCCTGCGCTTGAGCTTGCGTATAGGGCTGCCGAGCAGGGCGGCACAATGCCAGCTGTGATGAATGCGGCGAATGAAGTGGCAGTAGGCTTATTCCTAGAAGGAAAGATTGGTTTCCTAGAGATAGAGCGAAAAGTCCGTCGTGTCATGGAAAAACATAAACCTATTTATGACCCTGACCTTGCCCAAATACTTGAAGCAGACTCATGGGCAAGGATTACAGCGGCAGAATGA
- the tsf gene encoding translation elongation factor Ts has protein sequence MTISADKVKELRERTGAGMMECKRALEEAGGDMERAANILREKGAATLSKRDAKATTEGTIACYVHTGGKIGVLVELDCETDFVAKTEEFQQLAHDIAMQIAWSQPEYISREDIPQERLEQEREIHRQWALNQGKPEAALPKIIEGRMEKFYATVVLMDQPFIKDETKTIADLIHEKVAKLKEKIVVRRFVRYRVGELG, from the coding sequence ATGACAATCTCAGCAGATAAAGTTAAGGAACTAAGGGAAAGAACAGGCGCTGGCATGATGGAGTGCAAGAGAGCGCTCGAAGAAGCTGGTGGCGATATGGAGCGAGCTGCAAACATCCTGCGCGAGAAAGGAGCGGCTACCCTTTCAAAGCGTGATGCAAAAGCTACCACAGAAGGCACAATTGCTTGTTACGTTCACACTGGTGGAAAAATTGGTGTCTTAGTGGAGCTCGACTGCGAAACTGATTTCGTGGCCAAAACCGAAGAGTTTCAACAGCTCGCTCATGACATCGCAATGCAGATTGCTTGGAGTCAGCCAGAATACATCTCAAGGGAGGACATCCCACAAGAGCGTCTGGAACAGGAGCGTGAAATTCATAGGCAATGGGCTTTGAACCAAGGCAAGCCTGAAGCGGCCTTGCCGAAAATCATAGAAGGCCGAATGGAGAAGTTCTACGCTACCGTTGTACTCATGGACCAGCCGTTCATTAAGGATGAGACCAAGACAATCGCCGATCTAATTCATGAGAAAGTAGCAAAACTCAAGGAAAAAATCGTTGTTCGAAGGTTCGTCCGCTACCGGGTTGGCGAGCTGGGCTAG
- a CDS encoding isoprenyl transferase translates to MQQMGITLDPHRMPQHIAIIMDGNGRWATQRGLPRTMGHKEGYKTVNEIVRACGELKIKALTLYTFSTENWNRPKEEIKVIMQLIEMAARAELQTLLENNVRLRVSGRFSGLPESLQEALKTDIEATKNNTGLILNLAINYGGRQEILDAVKEACRQVRDGRIAPEDITEDYFSNLLYTAGLPDPDLLIRTANELRVSNYLLWQIAYAEIWVTPTLWPDFRREDLIQAIADYQKRIRKFGGVV, encoded by the coding sequence ATGCAGCAGATGGGCATTACTCTAGATCCCCACCGTATGCCCCAACATATTGCAATCATTATGGATGGGAATGGCCGCTGGGCGACTCAACGCGGCTTGCCTCGTACCATGGGCCACAAAGAAGGCTATAAGACAGTAAATGAGATTGTTCGCGCCTGCGGTGAGCTCAAGATAAAGGCCCTGACCTTATATACTTTCTCAACCGAGAATTGGAACCGGCCCAAGGAGGAGATAAAAGTTATAATGCAGCTCATCGAAATGGCTGCTAGGGCGGAGCTTCAAACTTTATTGGAAAACAACGTCCGCTTGAGGGTTTCCGGACGATTTTCAGGTTTGCCGGAATCACTTCAGGAAGCACTCAAAACAGACATAGAAGCAACAAAAAATAATACAGGATTGATACTCAATCTTGCAATCAACTATGGCGGCCGACAGGAGATACTTGACGCAGTTAAAGAGGCATGTCGGCAAGTACGCGATGGCAGGATCGCACCGGAGGATATCACAGAGGACTACTTTTCAAACTTGCTATACACCGCCGGTTTGCCAGACCCCGACCTTTTGATTCGAACCGCCAATGAGCTTCGCGTCAGTAATTATCTGTTATGGCAGATCGCCTACGCAGAGATATGGGTAACTCCAACTCTCTGGCCTGACTTCCGACGGGAAGACCTCATTCAAGCGATTGCAGATTATCAAAAAAGGATTCGTAAGTTTGGAGGAGTGGTATAG
- the frr gene encoding ribosome recycling factor yields MIQDVQKEAEKKMIGAVEAAQREFATIRTGRANPALLERVTVDYYGTPMPVNQLATISVPEPRLLVIAPWDRNALPLIEKAIIKSDLGLTPVSDGHVIRLNIPVLTEERRKEMIKLLHKKAEEARVAVRNVRREANEELKKLEKSGQASEDDVRRAQEHIQKLTDKYIEQIDRITEAKEAELMEV; encoded by the coding sequence ATGATTCAAGATGTGCAGAAGGAAGCCGAAAAGAAGATGATTGGGGCAGTCGAAGCTGCCCAACGTGAATTTGCTACTATTCGCACGGGGAGAGCTAATCCAGCTCTTCTCGAGAGGGTCACGGTGGACTACTATGGAACGCCGATGCCGGTCAACCAGCTAGCCACAATTTCCGTGCCAGAGCCGAGGCTTCTCGTGATCGCACCTTGGGATAGAAACGCTCTTCCGCTTATAGAAAAGGCAATCATCAAGTCGGACCTAGGGTTGACGCCGGTTAGCGACGGGCACGTAATAAGACTTAATATCCCTGTTTTGACCGAGGAGCGTCGCAAGGAAATGATAAAACTTCTGCACAAAAAGGCTGAGGAAGCGCGTGTAGCCGTGCGAAATGTTAGAAGGGAGGCTAACGAGGAGCTCAAAAAGTTGGAAAAAAGCGGCCAAGCATCTGAGGACGATGTTCGGCGTGCCCAAGAACACATTCAAAAGCTTACTGATAAGTATATCGAACAGATAGACCGCATTACCGAAGCAAAAGAAGCCGAGTTAATGGAAGTTTAA
- a CDS encoding glycerol-3-phosphate dehydrogenase/oxidase, which produces MLDRSQMLKQIKNFPDCWDIVVIGGGATGIGIAIDAASRGYRTVLVEKYDFGKGTSSRSTKLAHGGVRYLQQGNISLVLEALRERGLLRQNAPHLVHDLPFVVPRYDWWEGGFYGFGLKVYDIMAGRQGFGRSRLLSHDETLARIPTIETKSLRGGVIYYDGQFDDARLIINMAQTAAEQGAILVNYVEVTGLLKSDGVVDGIKVVDLETGEILEIRGKVVVNATGPFADSIRRLDNPEAIPIISPSQGVHIVLDRSFLPGDSAIMVPHTDDGRVMFAIPWHNTVVIGTTDTPIDDIPVEPRPFKEEIDFLLCHAARYLSKDPNGSDVLSVFAGIRPLVASADVESTAALSRDHVVHISQSGLITIAGGKWTTYRKMAQDVIDQAILLGNLEARECVTASLPIHGFHKNAERFGNLSIYGADAPALQSLLNEKPEYGKRIHPKMPYLIGEIVWAVRNEMARTVEDVLSRRTRALLLGARTSIEMAPTVAKIMATELEQDESWSEKQVAEYEKIAKGYIVE; this is translated from the coding sequence ATGTTAGACCGCAGTCAGATGCTTAAACAAATCAAGAACTTTCCTGATTGTTGGGATATAGTGGTAATCGGGGGAGGAGCCACTGGAATTGGAATTGCTATTGACGCAGCATCCCGAGGCTATCGCACTGTGCTCGTCGAGAAGTATGACTTTGGCAAAGGAACGTCAAGTCGAAGCACCAAGCTTGCTCACGGTGGGGTGCGGTATCTTCAGCAGGGAAATATCTCCTTGGTTCTTGAAGCACTTCGCGAGCGAGGGCTCCTTAGACAAAATGCCCCTCACCTTGTCCATGATTTGCCTTTCGTAGTTCCACGTTATGATTGGTGGGAAGGCGGATTCTATGGATTTGGTCTTAAGGTTTACGATATCATGGCGGGCAGGCAGGGATTCGGGCGTTCCCGCCTTCTCTCACATGACGAAACTCTGGCTAGAATTCCTACCATCGAAACGAAAAGCCTTCGCGGAGGTGTGATTTATTACGACGGACAATTTGACGACGCCCGACTTATCATAAACATGGCACAAACAGCCGCCGAGCAGGGAGCAATTCTTGTTAATTATGTGGAAGTAACAGGACTTTTAAAATCGGATGGCGTTGTAGATGGTATCAAGGTTGTGGATCTTGAGACCGGCGAAATCCTTGAGATTCGTGGGAAGGTAGTTGTTAACGCCACAGGTCCTTTTGCCGATTCAATTCGCCGGCTCGACAACCCAGAAGCAATACCAATCATTAGTCCCAGTCAAGGCGTACATATTGTTCTTGATAGATCATTCCTTCCCGGAGACTCAGCAATTATGGTACCGCATACCGACGACGGCCGTGTCATGTTTGCTATTCCATGGCATAATACCGTAGTTATCGGCACTACAGACACTCCGATTGATGATATTCCCGTTGAGCCAAGACCTTTTAAAGAAGAAATTGACTTTCTCTTATGCCATGCCGCACGCTACTTAAGCAAGGACCCAAACGGAAGCGATGTTCTAAGCGTCTTTGCAGGGATTCGGCCGCTAGTGGCTTCAGCGGATGTCGAAAGTACGGCTGCACTGTCACGCGACCATGTTGTACATATTTCTCAATCAGGCCTAATCACAATCGCGGGTGGCAAGTGGACAACCTATAGAAAGATGGCGCAGGATGTCATAGACCAAGCCATCCTGCTGGGAAACCTAGAAGCTAGAGAATGTGTTACCGCCAGTCTTCCAATCCACGGTTTCCACAAAAATGCTGAACGCTTCGGAAATCTAAGCATTTATGGGGCAGACGCTCCAGCGCTTCAATCGCTGCTTAATGAGAAACCTGAGTATGGGAAGCGTATTCATCCTAAAATGCCCTATCTTATAGGAGAAATCGTCTGGGCTGTTAGAAATGAAATGGCTCGAACGGTTGAAGATGTACTTTCCCGAAGGACTCGTGCATTGCTTCTTGGTGCGCGAACCAGCATCGAGATGGCCCCAACGGTGGCTAAGATTATGGCTACTGAGTTGGAGCAAGACGAAAGCTGGAGCGAAAAGCAGGTAGCCGAATATGAGAAAATCGCAAAGGGATACATTGTCGAATAA
- the rpsB gene encoding 30S ribosomal protein S2, whose translation MSSLTMKELLEAGVHFGHQTRKWNPKMKRYIYGGRNGIYIIDLHQTLKLFEEAKQFIQEAVAAGEIVLFVGTKKQAQEAVEESAKRAGMYWVNQRWLGGMLTNFKTIQTRIERLNELKRMAEDGTLDKLPKKEAKKLRDELAKLEKFLGGIKEMPKLPGVVYIVDLKKERIALQEARKLEIPVVAIVDTNCDPDEVTYPIPGNDDAIRAIKLITSKIADAILEVRQVETEGEVTEVEAAEEAEEVEELEGEEKPEALADEDLVMAFEMGEEAIEEEEIGDVESIARKYGIEFKEEEE comes from the coding sequence TTGAGTTCACTAACAATGAAAGAGCTCCTCGAGGCAGGGGTTCACTTTGGCCATCAGACCCGCAAATGGAACCCTAAGATGAAGCGGTATATCTATGGTGGCCGGAATGGAATCTACATCATCGATCTGCACCAAACTCTAAAGCTCTTCGAGGAAGCCAAGCAATTCATCCAAGAGGCCGTTGCGGCTGGCGAGATTGTGCTCTTTGTGGGCACAAAGAAGCAGGCGCAAGAGGCAGTTGAAGAGTCGGCAAAGCGTGCTGGAATGTACTGGGTAAACCAGCGATGGTTGGGTGGTATGCTCACCAACTTCAAAACAATTCAGACAAGGATAGAGCGCCTAAATGAGTTAAAGAGGATGGCGGAGGATGGCACCCTCGACAAGCTTCCTAAGAAGGAGGCAAAAAAGCTAAGGGACGAATTGGCAAAGCTAGAGAAGTTTCTTGGCGGGATAAAGGAAATGCCAAAACTTCCTGGAGTTGTCTACATCGTCGACCTTAAAAAAGAGCGGATCGCACTTCAAGAAGCACGAAAGCTAGAGATTCCTGTGGTTGCAATTGTGGATACAAACTGCGACCCTGATGAAGTTACTTATCCAATACCTGGCAACGATGATGCTATTCGTGCAATCAAGCTAATCACCAGTAAGATAGCCGATGCAATTCTCGAAGTACGGCAAGTTGAGACCGAAGGCGAAGTGACAGAGGTCGAAGCGGCAGAGGAAGCCGAAGAAGTCGAGGAGCTGGAAGGTGAGGAGAAACCCGAAGCATTAGCCGACGAAGATCTCGTGATGGCTTTCGAGATGGGAGAAGAAGCAATCGAAGAGGAAGAGATTGGTGATGTGGAAAGCATCGCCCGAAAATACGGCATTGAGTTCAAAGAAGAGGAAGAGTAG
- a CDS encoding M50 family metallopeptidase, whose protein sequence is MQTSIDWMAFGQTSLALIIIIGALIFFHELGHFAAAKLFRIRVEEFAFGFGPKFIRIFKRGETEYTIHPIPLGGFVKLAGMEPGKEDIPGGFNSKPVGQRMLVYFSGPLMSFVLAYLIFCMLGVVIGLPTGIINKVDLVAPGSEAERIGLKTGDLIVSINGEKIDSGMEMLKIIHGSPNKRLTLVIQRDGELLTKVGTPQPQMQEGGKKIGILGFLPAPVLKRVSIGESVVYGTKTTKVFLTNILASIFSREIADSVGGPISIADAARTGVERGLNGLLQLTAVLSLSLGIINLLPIPVLDGGHLMLLLVEAIRGKRISQATMELAIRIGITTIAIIFLLIMYLDLNRLASNKLFR, encoded by the coding sequence GTGCAAACAAGCATAGACTGGATGGCTTTTGGCCAAACCAGCTTAGCATTAATTATTATAATTGGCGCGCTCATCTTCTTTCATGAGTTGGGGCATTTTGCTGCGGCAAAATTGTTCAGAATTAGAGTGGAAGAATTTGCGTTTGGCTTTGGCCCAAAGTTTATCCGTATTTTTAAGCGTGGCGAAACTGAATACACGATTCATCCCATACCGCTTGGCGGATTTGTTAAGTTAGCCGGAATGGAACCTGGCAAGGAGGATATCCCCGGTGGGTTCAATAGCAAGCCAGTTGGCCAAAGGATGCTCGTTTATTTCTCAGGACCACTTATGAGCTTTGTCCTTGCATATCTCATCTTTTGCATGTTAGGTGTGGTGATTGGCCTGCCCACTGGAATAATTAACAAAGTAGACCTCGTCGCACCAGGAAGCGAGGCAGAAAGAATAGGGCTGAAAACTGGGGATTTGATAGTCAGCATCAATGGCGAGAAAATAGACTCGGGCATGGAAATGCTAAAGATAATCCATGGTAGCCCAAATAAGCGTTTAACACTTGTTATCCAACGCGATGGTGAGCTGTTAACCAAGGTAGGGACGCCTCAACCTCAAATGCAGGAGGGCGGCAAAAAGATTGGCATTTTAGGATTCCTGCCGGCGCCAGTGCTCAAGCGAGTTAGTATTGGCGAGTCGGTGGTATATGGGACAAAAACGACAAAAGTATTCTTAACAAACATTCTCGCCTCAATATTCAGCCGGGAAATTGCAGATTCGGTTGGTGGGCCAATTTCTATTGCGGATGCCGCGAGAACTGGCGTTGAGCGCGGATTAAATGGCCTTCTCCAGCTAACGGCTGTGCTCAGCCTTAGTCTGGGCATAATTAACTTACTTCCAATCCCTGTCCTTGATGGAGGACATTTAATGCTGTTGCTCGTGGAAGCAATCAGGGGTAAGCGAATTTCCCAAGCTACCATGGAGCTTGCCATAAGGATTGGGATTACAACAATAGCCATTATTTTTCTTTTAATTATGTATCTGGATCTAAACAGGTTGGCTTCCAATAAGCTTTTCCGCTAG